Genomic segment of Bifidobacterium lemurum:
GACCGCCACCTTCAATTATCACCGGACAAACCGGCAATAACCATCATCAACGTCATCCTGAGCGGAACGCAGTGGAGTCGAAGGATCTCTCACCGGCACACTGTGTGTGGAGATCCTTCGACTCCGGCTGCGCCTCCGCTCAGGATGACGGCGAATACACGAAAAGGCGGAACCCATATGGGTTCCGCCTTCAGCGTTTCACGCTCAGCGCGTCACGGCTTCAATCAGTCGGTGACGGCGCCCTGGTGGAACGTACGGCTGATCACGTCGAGCTGCTGCTCCTTGGTGAGCTTGACGAAGTTCACCGCGTAGCCGGAGACGCGCACGGTCAGGTGCGGGTACTTCTCCGGATGCTCGACGGCGTCTTCCATGGTCTCCTTGCGCAGCACGTTGATGTTGGCGTGGTAGAGGCCGTGGCCGTTGCCGGCGTCGAGGATGCCGACCAGGTTGCCGATGCGCTCCTCCTCGTCGCGGCCGAGGCCGTCGGGGGTGATCGTGTTGGTCAGCGAGATGCCGTCAAGCGCGTCGTTGTAGTCGATCTTGCCGACCGAGAACATCGACGGCAGCATGCCGTGGGAGTCCATGCCGTTCTCCGGGTTGGCGCCCGGAGCGTACGGGGTGCCCTTGGCGTGGCCGGACGGGAAGGAACCGGTGTTCTTGCCGTACTCCACGTTGGAGGTGATGGTCAGGATGGACTGGGTGGGGACGGCGCCACGGTAGACGGGCAGGCGCTTGACCTGGCCCATCACGGTGGAGACGACCCACTTGGCGAGGTCGTCGGCGCGGTCGTCGTCGTTGCCGTAGAGCGGGAACTCGCCCTCGGTGCGGTAGCCGACGATCAGGTCGTCATCGGCGCCCTCGACGTACTCGTACTCGTGGCCTTCCATGGTCTTCGCGTCCTTGTTGTAGATCGGGTAGACCTTGGCGTACTTGACGGCGGCCAGGGAGTCGGCGGCGATGGACAGACCGGACATGCCGCAACCCAGGGTGCGGTACACCTCCTTGTCGTGCAGGGCCATCTCGATGGACTCGTAGGCGTACTTGTCATGCATGTAGTGGATGATGTTCAGCGCCTCGACGTAGGTCTCGGACAGCCACTCGAGAGCCTTCTCGTAGTTGTTCTTGACCTTCTCGTAGCTCAGGGTGCCGTCGGCTTCGGGGGTGATCGGCTCGATCACGCCCTTGTCGATGACCTGCATGCCGGTCATCTCGTCGCGGCCGCCGTTGATCGCGTACAGCAGTGCCTTGGCGGAGTTCACGCGGGCGGCGAAGAACTGCATCTGCTTGCCCACGCGCATCGGGGAGACGCAGCAGGCGATGGCGGCGTCGTCGCCCCAGTGGGAGCGGATCTCCTTGTCGGACTCATACTGGATGGCCGAGGTGTCGATGGAGATCTTGGCGCAGAAGCGCTTGTAGCCTTCCGGCAGCTTCGGATCCCAGAAGATGGTGATGTTCGGCTCCGGGCCGGGTCCGAGGTGCTCGAGGGTCAGGGTGTTAAGCAGACGGAACGAGGTCTTGGTGACCATGGAGCGGCCGTCGTCGCCGAAGCCGGCGTCGGACCAGGTCGCCCAGTACGGGTCGCCGGAGAAGATCGCGTCGTAGTCCTGGGTGCGCAGGAAGCGCACGATGCGCAGCTTCATGACGATGTTGTCGATGAGCTCCTGGGCACCGGCCTCATCGATGACGCCGGCCTTGAGGTCGCGCTCGATGTAGATGTCGAAGAAGGTCGAGTTGCGGCCGAAGGACATGGCGGCGCCGTCCTGGCTCTTGACCGAGGCGAGGTAGCCCATGTAGGTCCACTGCACGGCCTCCTGGGCGGTCTGGGCCGGGCGGGACAGGTCGAGGCCGTACTCGTTGCCCAGGTTGATGAGCTTCTTGAGGGCCTTAATCTGCTCGTCATGCTCCTCGCGGAAGCGGATCCAGTGCTCGATCTCCGGCTCGGTGAAGTCGTTGCGGTAGGGCACGGAGTCCTTGTCGCGCTTCTTGAACTCGATGAGCTTGTTCACGCCGTAGAGGGCCACACGGCGGTAGTCGCCGATGATGCGGCCGCGGCCGTAGGCGTCCGGCAGACCGGTGAGGATCTTGTTGTGGCGGGCGACCTTGATGTTCTTGGTGTACACGCCGAAGACGCCGTCGTTGTGGGTCTTGCGGTACTTGGTGAAGATCTTCTTGACTTCCGGATCCGGCTCCTTGCCGGCTTCCTTGATGGCCTGCTCGACCATACGCCAGCCGCCGTTCGGCATCATGGCGCGCTTGCAGGGTTCGTCGGTCTGCACGCCGACGATCACGTTGTCGACCTCCGGGGAGTCGATGTAGCCGGCCGGGAAGGCGTCGACATCAGCCGGGGTGTGGGTGTCCACGTCGTAGACGCGCTGCTTGCGCTCGACCGCCAGATAGTTGTCGTCGAGATACTTCCACAGATGCTTGGTCTTTTCGGTGGCATCCGCCAGGAAGGACTCATCGCCGTCGTACGGGGTGTAGTTCTTCTGGATGAAGTCGCGAACGTCGATATCCTGCTGCCAGTTGCCGCCTTCGAAGCCGGCCCACGCCTTGGCGTCCAGCTCCTCAGGGGTGACCGCGGTCGTCTCAACTGCTGTCATATCCACTCCTTGGTGTTTGTTTTGTCGTGATGCCGCATCGTCACAGCACCATTGCCTCTTAAGTGTAGTCTTCGCCCGCTGGGAGAACCCATAAAACTCGCGTGAGCTACCTCACATTCCGTTATCGCTCACACCGCCGTGGCTTCGCGCCGTCGCCGAAAAACGCGATCGGGCCGCGTCCGCATATGTCTGCGGCCACGGCCCGATCTCATGTTGCCTCTATTCGCGGAAGGCGGTGGTGATGGGCAGTCGGCGGTCGCGCCCGAACGCCAGCGCCGTGACCTTCGGTCCGAGCGGGTACTGACGGCGCTTCCATTCGGCGCGGTCCACCAGTCGCATCACCGTGTCGACGGTCCGCTCGTCGAAACCATCGGCCAACAGGTCAGCGCGTCCATGAGCATGTTCGATGTAGGCGGCGAGCACCTGGTCGAGCAGCTCGTATTCGGGCAGCGAGTCGGAGTCCTTCTGCCCGGGGCGCAGTTCGGCGCTCGGCGCCTTCTCGATCGAGCTGACGGGGATCATCACGCCGCCGGCGAGCGGAATGCCGCGCTCCCCCGCCTCGTTGCCCACGATGTTGAGGCCGCCGATGCCGACGCCTTCGGCCGCCGCGCGGTTGCGCCAGCGGGCCAGCTCCCACACGCGGGTTTTGAGCAGATCCTTGATGGGCGCGTATCCGCCCACCGCGTCGCCGTAGATGGTGGAGTATCCGCAGGCGAGTTCGGATTTGTTGCCGGTGGCGACGGCCAGCAGGCCTTTGGAGTTGGAGTAGGCCATCACGATGACGCCGCGGATGCGCGCCTGCAGGTTTTCGGCCGCCACGCCCTCGAGTTCGAGCTGCTTCTGGAAGGCGACGAACAGCGGTTCGATGGGCTGCACGTCATAATGCGCGCCGATGTTCGCGGCCAGATCGGCCGCGTCGTCCTTGGAGCCGTCGGAGGAGTACATGCTCGGCATGGAGATGCCCCACACGTTCTCGCCGCCCACCGCGTCGGCGGCCATCGCGGCGACGAGCGCGGAGTCGATGCCTCCGGACAGGCCGAGGGTCACGCCGGTGAAGCGGTTCTTGGCCATATAGTCCTTCAATCCCAGCACGCAGGCGGTGTACACCTCCTCGTCCGGGTCCAGATCGGGCGCGACGCGGACCCGTTCCTGATGCTCCAGGGCGGTGTCGAGCGTCCAGCAGGCCAGATCCTCCATGAACATCGGGGAACGCTGCAGCAGCGCGCCGTCGCGGTCGACGACGAAGCTGCCGCCGTCGAACACGAGGTCGTCCTGGCCTCCGACCTGGTTCACGTAGATCACCGGCGCGTCCACCTCGGCCGCGCGGCGCTGCACCAGCGCGCAGCGGGTCTGTGTTTTGCCCTCCTCATAGGGGCTGCCGTTGATGGTGACGAGCGCGTCGATGCCGCGGCCGGCGAGATCGGCCACAGGTCCGCCCTCCTGCCAGATGTCCTCGCAGATGGCCACGCCGAGGCGCGCGCCATCCACGTCGAGCACCATGGCTCGATCCCCCGCCGAGAAGATGCGGAATTCGTCGAACACACCGTAGTTGGGCAGGAAATGCTTGTCGTATCCGGCCCACACCACGCCGTCGTGCAGCACCACCAGACGGTTGCGCGGCTTGTCGTTCGCACGGTCGGTGCCCACCGTGCCCACGACCACGAACAGGGAGCCGAGCCCTTCGGCGGCGAGATCGGCGGCGAGCGCGTTGGCCTTGTCCCACGCGGCCTGTCGGAAGGTGGCGCGCAGGGCG
This window contains:
- the pflB gene encoding formate C-acetyltransferase, which produces MTAVETTAVTPEELDAKAWAGFEGGNWQQDIDVRDFIQKNYTPYDGDESFLADATEKTKHLWKYLDDNYLAVERKQRVYDVDTHTPADVDAFPAGYIDSPEVDNVIVGVQTDEPCKRAMMPNGGWRMVEQAIKEAGKEPDPEVKKIFTKYRKTHNDGVFGVYTKNIKVARHNKILTGLPDAYGRGRIIGDYRRVALYGVNKLIEFKKRDKDSVPYRNDFTEPEIEHWIRFREEHDEQIKALKKLINLGNEYGLDLSRPAQTAQEAVQWTYMGYLASVKSQDGAAMSFGRNSTFFDIYIERDLKAGVIDEAGAQELIDNIVMKLRIVRFLRTQDYDAIFSGDPYWATWSDAGFGDDGRSMVTKTSFRLLNTLTLEHLGPGPEPNITIFWDPKLPEGYKRFCAKISIDTSAIQYESDKEIRSHWGDDAAIACCVSPMRVGKQMQFFAARVNSAKALLYAINGGRDEMTGMQVIDKGVIEPITPEADGTLSYEKVKNNYEKALEWLSETYVEALNIIHYMHDKYAYESIEMALHDKEVYRTLGCGMSGLSIAADSLAAVKYAKVYPIYNKDAKTMEGHEYEYVEGADDDLIVGYRTEGEFPLYGNDDDRADDLAKWVVSTVMGQVKRLPVYRGAVPTQSILTITSNVEYGKNTGSFPSGHAKGTPYAPGANPENGMDSHGMLPSMFSVGKIDYNDALDGISLTNTITPDGLGRDEEERIGNLVGILDAGNGHGLYHANINVLRKETMEDAVEHPEKYPHLTVRVSGYAVNFVKLTKEQQLDVISRTFHQGAVTD
- a CDS encoding NAD+ synthase; this translates as MTQIRFALAQIDTCVGDLDANAAKVLDRARQAAGMDAKVVVFPEMTLTGYPIEDLALRATFRQAAWDKANALAADLAAEGLGSLFVVVGTVGTDRANDKPRNRLVVLHDGVVWAGYDKHFLPNYGVFDEFRIFSAGDRAMVLDVDGARLGVAICEDIWQEGGPVADLAGRGIDALVTINGSPYEEGKTQTRCALVQRRAAEVDAPVIYVNQVGGQDDLVFDGGSFVVDRDGALLQRSPMFMEDLACWTLDTALEHQERVRVAPDLDPDEEVYTACVLGLKDYMAKNRFTGVTLGLSGGIDSALVAAMAADAVGGENVWGISMPSMYSSDGSKDDAADLAANIGAHYDVQPIEPLFVAFQKQLELEGVAAENLQARIRGVIVMAYSNSKGLLAVATGNKSELACGYSTIYGDAVGGYAPIKDLLKTRVWELARWRNRAAAEGVGIGGLNIVGNEAGERGIPLAGGVMIPVSSIEKAPSAELRPGQKDSDSLPEYELLDQVLAAYIEHAHGRADLLADGFDERTVDTVMRLVDRAEWKRRQYPLGPKVTALAFGRDRRLPITTAFRE